atatatatatatatatatatatatatatatatatatatatatatatatatatatatatatatatatatacatatatatatatatatgtatatatatatatatatatatatatatatatatatatatatatatgtaaatatatatatatatatgtatatatatgtatatatatatgtatatatatatgtatatatatatgtatatatatgtatatatatatatgtatatatatgtatatatatatgtatatatatatatatatatgtatatatatgtgtgtgtatatatatatatatatatatatatatatatgtatatatatgtatatatatatatatatatatatatatatatatatatatatatatatatatatatatgtatatatatatgtatatatatgtatgtatctatatatatgtatctatatgtatgtatgtatatatatatgtgtatatatatatatatatatatatatatatgtatgtatatatatatatgtatatatatatatatatatatatatgtatatatatatatatatatatacatacatatatatatgtatatatatatgtatatatatgtatatatatatatgtatatatatgtatatatatatgtatatatatatatatatatatgtatatatatgtgtgtgtatatatatatatatatatatatatgtatatatatgtatatatatatatatatatatatatatatatatatatatatatatatatatatatatatatatatatgtatatatatgtatgtatctatatatatgtatctatgtgtatgtatgtatatatatatgtgatatttattaatatcattgcaTGTTTATTTTGACCACAGATGTTTTACTGTGACTATAAAGCTGCTGTCATCAGTTTTTTGTGTGAATGAAGGTTTACTTGTGCTAAATcaatacactcagaaataaaggtacacgagctgtaaCTGGTGTGGAACCTGTCCAAAAGTTACAAACTTGTACCTAAAAGCTCCTTATTAATACCTCaggggtacatattggtacctgaaaagtacaaaagtgttcatcTTAATATGTGTTGGTACTAATATATATGTTTGAGGTACAAATGtggaccttttaagtacaaatgtctaccttttgaaaaggttccaccccagtgacagcttgcatacctttatttctcagAGTGCAGCATAAATTCAATTTATTTCCGCTTAGTATGCACTGCTAAGGACTTAATTTAGACAATTTTAAAAGTGATTGATATTTATTTGCACCCTCAGATTTAAGATATTGAAATAGTCAGATCTAAAACAAAACTCCTAGAAAAGTCAATACATCACCCGAAGGCTTAATTATGGAGCTTTCAGATGATGTGGACATTTCAAGTTCCCATAATTTACATTCAGACTTGTTTTATGGATCATGGTCCCATACAGGCAAGCCGGTTATTAAAATAGAGAGCATTTCAGTTGCAAACGATCAGAAGAGCGAATGAGAATCAGTCAGATGTGTGTCAGAGACGAGTGTAAGATACTCACTGCAGTGTGGTTGGACTGGAGAGAGCAGAAGTATCGCCAATTTCTCAGTTAGACTCAACTGGCAGAAATTAAATATGAAGTAATGAAACACTCTTGAGTGCAGGTAAACTCTACAGAAcagaggtcaccaatctcggtcctggatggTCAGTGTCGCCGCAGGGTTTAGctttaacttgcctcaacacacctgcctggatgtttcatgtATACCtagtaaagctgcagtcacactggacttttctccccatagacttccattcatacgcacgccgaaaagactggaaacgcaaggtcgtgcgacaagtttcgcagtttacTGTGTtgaaaagtttaagcttggtgaactctgacctgcgaaagcGCATCACTtcactgcgtgagaccaatcgaggattaaaacatgacctctctggacagaagtttaaaacatggagcaattgctggctttatttaatttctaaacatcTTGTTTAATCTCGCCCCTTTTCATATCGCGgtatgacagaatttcacaagctcaaactctagtgtgaccgcagcttaagagcttgattggcttggtcaggtgtgtttgattaggtttggagctaaaatctgcaggacaccggccctccaggaacaagtttggggaCCCCTGCTACAGAAGATagctgagaggggtctggatgcagacttggtgctgttacaatctgagctgcatgAAATGCCCACCGCTAACCCTACCCCTGCACATTAACATCACTAGCGCcattgagtctgacattgcaagtctgagagatgcagtctcagcttgcaaatcccagtctgcatccagatactgttgaGCACTGAATTGCATCAGACTCAACTGCAGCGTTAATGAATTTACTGTGTGGAGAGGATTTATTATCATACATACTGCAATGATTGTCCACAGCTGACTGTACTGGACACCAATGGAGAAGCAGAAGTATGCAGCAAAGAACGCATTGAAGAAGAAAAATGTACAAACACAGATTAATATTAGTGAGTCAGAAGCTGAGGTGATGGTTAAACAGCCAACTCAAGAAAATGTGGCACAATCAGAGGAACAGAGAGAGTAAAGGGAGATTATCTGCTTAAAACAGTCCACTAGTAAGATCTGGGCTGCACTGAAAATACAAACCTGTGCATTTACTACATTATTAAAGTCTAAAACAATTGATATgaggtgaatttaaacaaattaaaattagtcATGCTTAATAGTAACTTGTGTAAATTCAGCCTAGGGgtggcactgtggcctcacagtaagaaggttgctggtttgagtcccggctgggtcagttgatgtttctgtgtggagtttgcatgttctccctgtgttggcgtgggttccctccgggtgctccagtttcccccacagtccaaacaaatgcgctataggggaactgatcaattaaactggccatagtgtatgattgtgtgtgtgtgaatgagtgtgtatgggtgattcccagtactgggttgcacctgtaagggcatccactgtgtaaaacatatgctggaatagttgccgccggttcattccgctgtggtgacctctgataaataaagtacTAAGTCGagggaacatgaatgaatgaatgaataaattcagcccatatacacTGCTTGCAACCacttacacagaaaaaaataactcTCAACAAATCCTCGTAACAGTTTGCACAAACAGATTTCCAGTACATGTTACTGTCATATATCAGGCACAATTTACTTAATTAATTTCAAAGTGCAAGGTTAAACATTAAGTAAAATTTAATTGAATGTCTTTAATTTTGAGTCTATATCTACTTAAGTTAATCAAGTAAAGTCAAGGTGTTGTTTTAGCAGCGGGAACATTGCTTTTATCAGTGTAAATAAATCTCATTAGCTAAGAATTAGTACATTTTGTGTAACTCAGTTTAATGAAGACACATTTCCACTGatatgaaatgtgctattttactttatttaagctATTTCTAAACATTCTCCTCTTAATCCTGGCATCTGCACATCCATTATGACATATCTATAATTAAAATTGACGTAATATTGCTGGCTTTGCTAccattagaaaatatttaaacatcaaaactgaatgaatattaatattttccaCTCATTTCACAAATAACAtcaagtaaatgtgtaaatattaaatatttacctGGAAATTTCTAGTTATACTTCACATTTAATATTGCAAGTTATAAATTGTGagtaaatttattagattttactaCACCAAACAGTCATTTCTATCAGTGTGTCTTAAaaaattttaacttcaacttCAGCTTATTctcttatagcgcatgtgttcgggctgtgggggaaaccagagcactcggaggaaacccacgccaactccacacagtaacaccaactgacccagctgaggctcgaaccagctgccTTTTAGCTCTGAAgccatagtgctaaccactgagtcactgtgccgCCCTTTCTTTTTTAGacaaaacagaccttaaacgcgccaatttcgcaatggcatacagttcactgtaagcgcttaacccagattactggcaaattaaaagtcctttaacATACTTCCACACATAccctatagcaggggtgctcaaccctgttcctggagctGTACCTTCCTgctgatttcagttgcaacccatattaaccCCTCAGTGTTCCTGTAAAATTTgcttaaataccaaaaaaaaaaaactgcataccCAAAGTAAATTGCATGCTATGTTTGAACAATTTTAATATATGCATGGTTTTGGTCTCTTTTGAAAggtgacacactgaggtttattCCTTAATATTCAGAATCACTGTAAATGTTATTGGTATTAAGTAATTAAACATAAGACtcactgaagaaaataaaaatccgccttcaatttttatcttgattaatgcctGCAGAAGACTAAAATTAAGAGGTATTGGTTTGAAAAGACAATTAAATGAAGACTTACCAATCCaaattttctgttttaataaCAGTACCTTAGAAAATTTGTGATAATTACACCTGCCTGTATTTATCCAGTGCTGTTCAGATCCTggttaattggttcaggtgtgtttgatcagggttggagctgaactctgttggaaggtaaatctccaggaacagggttgagcaccactgccctatccgcttgttaagtgtgacgtcaagcggagcagcttccgggtccaagcgctctattcaactgaatggggagactcatgaaatggtaataataaacgtttacaaagcgatttaatactttccaaagtcacgatcacaatatatatgtccatgcctaatatccgatggccagaaagtgattcattgttttataaattgttaaatctttggtatttgttatgcagcaagcccagagattgttgtgtacactatgactttatataaaattaactttaatgtgcgatattaataaaaagtgaccatgaacgaatgatttctccactcaagtgagtggcggcttggagccggaaacagtattacatacgccacaaacacgtcaccacttaacaagcggatagaaaaGAGGTAAGGGATGTTACAAGAATAAGTGGGCACACAGGATCAAATAGGTCTTTATACTGGATTGGAAAAAGCACAATGATGGAGGAGAGTAGATCATGCTTTAACATCCTTCTCTCCATCTCGTATTTCTTGCATTGCATTAAAGATAGCAAATATAAGTGATGTTCTTGAAAAAAACTAGAGATAATAAGGAACAGAAACGCATAACACTTagaaaatatactaaatataatacgagtttttaatataaatagaGCTCTAGATCTTTGGTTCAGTCTCCAGGCCAGTGGGTGGCGGTGGTGCTCCCGAAAGCTGTTTGCCAACCTCCAATAAGCAAAAGAAGTCGGGCGGCCGCTTTCAGTTTGTAAAGAACTGTACATTATCCACACGAGGGGTTGACATTTACAGCCACGAATTTCAACAAAAGCTTCGCTCTGCTTTCTGTTCATCTCCTTCATGTGACTTTGCCTTCATTTCGAGCAGATAAATCATCAGCTTTATCTTTAACACAAAAACCGAAAGTGAAAGTAGCTCGCTTACAGTCAGTTCGTCCTGGGAAATTGCTGCTAGGAAAGCACTGGAAAGATTCATCGCGAAATCACGCTAAATGTATGAATGAGGTATTAAAGTATGGTAAAATAGCTGTAAAATAACCCTCCTGTGAATATTTCATTGACATGTTTCCCAAGTGCAGTTTACATATGTGTTTTAACACGTTTTAAACACGATATTCCTAATAACTGATGTCTTCAGTCTTTGCCTTTAGTAGGTATTCTGCAAGATACTGTATGGAGAGACAGACAACATCTAGAAAAGCAGAGGtgaactacactgaaaaaaaatattcaaagacgattccttgaatttacttaatttttttaagttaaggggttgtaaacaatttgtttgttgaatttaaacaaatacattaagttgaacatcactaagtttaatttgtttgtttaaattcaacacaaataaattgtttgcaacaattttgcagacattttttttttcagtgacaaCAGGAGCTGCACGTCAGAAGTGTAGGCagttttcattctttcattttccttcagcttagtccctttattcatcaggggtcgccacagggggatgaaccgccaactattccagcatatgttttacacagcagatgcccttccagctgcaacccagttctggaaaacacccatacaaattCATCAAGTTTTTTTATTACTGTGAGGGTATTAGGGTTAccacttttaatacaaaaaaataatggaCGCATACTGCAGCGGTGGCCACATCCCCGATCACAGGCCCAATAGCATGCCAGTGGTGGTAAATCAcaacttaaaatatgttttcaggAAAGTGTGAACATTTGGACATTAAAAGAAACTTTATTGAAATCTGTGTAAACCGATGCAGTCAGTCTCTCTCTATTACAGCTCTGCAGCACTGATATAGCAGATGTTGTTTAATAGTGTGTTAGAACTGCATTAACTCAGTTAACTCAGAGGAGAAAGCACTAATGAAGCTAATTTTAAAGGGTATTGATAACAGATGTGGGCTCAAATATTTGCAGTAAGACCTATCCAAACATGGAAACAGCACAAACATAAACTAGAGACAAACATTAGCTAGTAAAGTAGCCAAATAGCctatttctaatttaaaaatatgGAAAGTTgcaatttactagtttattttctttacatgGGCATTAtggtgtttatttatgttttaaatgcaATGCTTCATGTAATAAATTAATGCTTATGTGCCTGACTTAACCTTAACAAACAAATCATAACATTACACTGGGTTATGATCCACTTACATTGTGTTTACAGAATTTTTACACATTACAACATGTGACCCAGTGTGTGAAAACCAGGCCACATCCAATGCTGAGATCAAGTTTGACTGTAGCCATGTGATTTCAGTTGTTGACATGGTTTTACTCagctaatattaaatacatttattattattattttcacagaCTGCTCTTTATTTCATGAAGAAAacagtaaattacaaaagaagaaGACTCCAGCGAGATTTTCACAGACTAAGTcacatttttaccattattaaGCAATGAActtaaatattgttaataatgatTACACTGTCATTACCATGTCTGCTTCGGGAGAGATTTGGGTATGAAGAACTGTCTGACTGCGCTTTGATTGTTTGTGAGCTCTGTCATTGCGGGAATGCTGCTCTCCGGAGGCATGTTGTCACATGTCTGCCAGAGCCACAGACTCAGAGAATGCTCTCCGACAAATCGTGCAGTTGgcttaataataatttctatCTGTTTCCTCCCACTCTCTGCAGTACTTTAGCAGTCGCTCGCGTTTAAACGCGGGGGGGTTACCTGGAGAAGCTGCCTTTACTCTCTGTCAAGACTTGACAGACTCCGCTTAAAAGACCCGCCCTCCTTACTGGACAAAGACCAATCAAACTAACGATGACGTCAGGTATTACCCAATCAAAAGCAGTAAACGAGGCCTCTACATAATATGCGTGTGGGATGATTTGGATGAAAAGCTACATTTACAAAAAACGATACGGGACAAAACCCATCCCGTATTGTGTAACACCTGTTTTTCTTTGCGCAGGGGGCGTGAATTGCTCTAAACTGGAGGTTaggtagagagagagaaagacgtTTTACAAACACTAGACGCTTCAGCCAGTGTAATGTTGAGTCTGGAACAGTAGACATCAGTGAAATCAACACAAGGCTTTTCTGATGATTAtggacgtcaaggttttgactttgctttgtgtttttcttctttatGGGGCTTTACCTTTATGTCGAGCAGGTAAATGATGAACTTTAATGCGTTTAttaaagaatgaaaatgaaagcagcTTTCTTACTGCCATTTTAGAGACACTATAGAAACTAAAAATGCTCGAATTACAGACGTAGTACATAAAATATTAACGCATGTTTACATTGGCAGATTACATACTCGAATGGTTATTCGGCTCtgtgcacagctagagtttttctAGCCATTTTCTATAACTACTTTAACTTTcgcaaggttgtttttacagcatcgatgttgtattgtataacaatacattcagttaaatagatttaagcattcatttagttgtttaagtaTAAAACGAGATGAAGGACTGTCGTAACCGCTAGCGCCGTCAGTATAGCAACAGGCTAGCTCAGAAAATCCATTGACAATACTgtgttaaaataaagtgtcatattttaaagacatggcggggggaaatgggatttaatgcagggcttcttgtctgatctgagacccactttatatcgtatatctaacaggcagtgaagatcgctgatttttaaagaaatcagatcttaaacgtgataGTTTTGTAATAGAAAGTTCACCGGAAGCCCTGCGGCTAcctgactgaaaattaaaagtccgtGTGAATGAAGCCCGTTCACGTTTAAACAGTTTGTTTCATCAACCTGTAATGATTTGTCCAAAAACTgaagtacaaaataaaaaatactctgACAAAAGTGTATTACGTCGATGGACTTGTTTGATAAGGATCGATTAAAGGAGGTAGAGTTGTTTACCGCTCCACTGTGAGTATTGGGTGTGAAATcagcttcaaaacaacattagcgctATTTAATTGACCTTGAGCCATGCTGTACAGTGACAGTCGTTGgcggctaatatgatttcccgattcagaatgtgcaaataatacttttctgaaattatcttaTTAAGGAGAATGCCTGACTGTAATCAACTTTACCTCAGGATATTTCTCTTGGCTTTGGGAGTTTGTCTGTTGTTTCTGAGAAAACATAAATTCTTCAGCTCTCAGATGAACGTACATTCATATCTGATTTAAGTCTATAGTAATTTAGTGGATATTTTTGTTCTGCTCTTAATTTTCAGAGAAGCACTCTTTGTATTACATCTACACGGGTTTGTCTAGACCTGTGGATCTGCCGGGCATCTATGAGTTCTCTGCTATGGGTCTGTTAGATGACAGACAGATTGACTCTTATAACAGCAGAGAGCAGAGAAAGATTCCCAAACAGCAGTGGATGAAGGAGAAAATGCAGGAGGATTACTGGGAGAAAGGCACTCAGTCGAGAAAGAGCAAAGAACAGTGGTTTAATGTGAACGTCCACATACTGATGGACCGCATGAGACACAATAGATTAGGTGAGCAACACTCAAACACATACAAGCAGCATTATGATCATTATTACCGTCGTGTAGCAAAGATATTTGTCTTCTCTCCATTTCAGATCTTCACGTTCTTCAGTGGAGACACGGCTGTGAAGTGGAAATAAAAGGAAGTGAAGTGAAATTTTCCAAAGGCATTGACGAGTATGGCTATGATGGAGAAAACTTCCTGGCTTTTGATGAGGCAGAGTCTCAGTGGGTCGCCCCAGTGGAAGAAGCGCTGCCAACCAAGAGAAAATGGGACAGTGTGCCCATCCTGAACCAATACACCAAAGGCTACCTGGAGAAAGAGTGTGTGGACTGGCTCAACAAATTCAGAGagtatgcaaatgaagagctCAGAAATGGCTGTGAGTAAATGTGCTTGTGTTTGGGTCAGTGACGTACAGTATCTCTTCTTGTATTAATTGCATACATGATTACTGAAAAAACATCAAATTCACTATAAAACCCCCCATATCAGCAAGTGTGGCAGTTGTAGATAAAGCTTAAAGGAGTCAAATTTCTAAGGGGTCAAATTggtgaaagtgcaatttaaaaaaaaaaaatttgttttaatatttagcaTAGACCACACAACAGGACATAGTCTCATCAAGGAACCTTCTCTATGTCTAGGGTTTCTAAGGTAATGAATGCTTAAATAACTGAACGTTATTATAAATTTGGGTATTAAGATTATAAATTACAATTCACTCACATGCCATCTAGTggcataaagtattaaatattccACTTTCGTTATCTTATCATGGTGGAGGGGTTTGTGTGCCTGAGTCATCCTAAGAGCTATGTTGTCAGGGGCTAATGCGCCTGGTAGTGTCTCCCAAGGCAAAAAGGTCTTAGGTAA
This portion of the Danio rerio strain Tuebingen ecotype United States chromosome 3, GRCz12tu, whole genome shotgun sequence genome encodes:
- the mhc1zfa gene encoding major histocompatibility complex class I ZFA isoform X1 yields the protein MGLLDDRQIDSYNSREQRKIPKQQWMKEKMQEDYWEKGTQSRKSKEQWFNVNVHILMDRMRHNRLDLHVLQWRHGCEVEIKGSEVKFSKGIDEYGYDGENFLAFDEAESQWVAPVEEALPTKRKWDSVPILNQYTKGYLEKECVDWLNKFREYANEELRNGSPPEVHVFAVKSISDKTKLKLTCLATGFYSKDTMLVIRRNRLPEKKTESTGVRPNHDQTFQLRKSVEIEQDETDEYDCYMTHRTLKGPVIARWDGKCKDCLPNLNWIWVVAGAVLMLGVVALLLVLLKKKIIDLRQRLSGSQSPLYQIQADSESEDYNH
- the mhc1zfa gene encoding major histocompatibility complex class I ZFA precursor (The RefSeq protein has 15 substitutions compared to this genomic sequence); the protein is MIMDVKVFTLLCAFLLNGALPSCRAEKHSLYYIYTGLSKPVDLPGIYEFSAMGLLDDRQIDSYNSREQINIPKQQWMKEKMQEDYWEKGTQSRKSKEQWFNVNVHILMERMRHNRSDLHVLQWRTGCEVEIKGSEVKFSKGIDEYGYDGENFLAFDDAESQWVAPVEEALPTKRKWDSVPILNQYTKGYLEKECVDWLNKFREYANEELRNGSPPEVHVFAVKSISDKTKLKLTCLATGFYSKDTMLVIRRNRLPEKKTESTGVRPNHDQTFQLRKSVEIEQDETDEYDCYMTHRTLKGPVIARWDGKCKDCLPNLNWICVVAGAVLMLGVVALLPVLLKKKIIGSRQRLSGSQSPLYQIQADSESEDYNH